In the genome of Mogibacterium neglectum, the window AATTACCACAGCTAGTCCGAAATTCTCAATCGTCTCAGAATTCATCTTAATCCCAACTAATATAATCATAAAGCTTAACATTGCAAGTATAAAACCTACAGTCAATGCACCAGCCTTTGTCTTCCAGAAACTTGTTTTATCCATATCGAACCTCCTATATTCCAAATACTGTGAACAAGAAAGCACCGATTAATATCGTTGCTGGAATTGTTATAGCGAGTAAAATCTTAAGCACTTCACCCTCTTTGCCGAGAATATTCGCCGTAGTCGTGCCTAAAATAATTTTACTTGGACTAACTGCAGCACCAATAGCACCACCTGAAGTCTGAGCACCGAGTACTCCTGAAGTAGAAACATGAAGTAAATTAGCAGTAGTGACCTGGAATCCGCCAAATAATATATTTGAACTCATATTGCTAGCCGTCATGAATGTTCCGAGAAGACCAACAAACGGAGCGAGTAGCAGGTACTTGCTTCCGAGTACATTTGCAATTCCCTGTGAAAGAACTATTGTCTGACCAGTGCCACCCATTATCTTTGACATTATAACAAGTCCTATTACTGCCATTCCTGAAGGCATGGTCATAGAAATAGAATTTGCAAATGCAGTTTTTATGCCCCCTTCCTTTATCCATTCCTTTTTCTTGTAATACGCAAGCGCTATTATGGCAGCAAGAAAAAGAAACATGCTAGCCTGTGTAAATATCGCAATTGGCGAATAATTGTCACTGCTCATGTTTACAATTCCGTATCCCGTACGTGTTTCTGGAACTGTGATGCCTATCTTAAATTGGCCAAGAGCTTCATTAACAGGCTTTATAGCTAGAACTGCAATCGTCATAGCTGATAAAAGCAAATATGGAAGGAATGCCTGAAATAGTGTCATATCAGGAATTTCACCTTCAGCTTTATCGCTTCTTTCGGTTCTGTCCATGATTGGAGACTCTTCGATTTTCCAATCAGTATTATAGAGCCTCATCCTGCCGAGAAGCATAACTATAACAAGAGCTAAAACCGCAGGAATAAAGTTACTCAGCGTCGTATTAATCTGGCTGAGAACTAGTTGTCCGCCTCCTCCAACAAGTGTCAGAATAAGAACAGCGGGAAATGCCTTGCGAACAGCTCTGCCTTTACCATAGAACCAGCAAATAATACCTCCTGTAACAAGATTCCATGCTAACAGAAATACCGCTGCCCAAAAAGCTGCCTTAAAATACTCATCACTTCCAGCTTTAATTCCAGCAGAATCGGCAAGTGCATCCCACGCTGCTCCCAATGTGCCAAAGGTATTTCCCCATGCCTGGCCTAGAAGCGAGATTGTAACAGCATATATTGGTCTTACACCTATTCCTATTAATAGCGGTGCTCCAACTGCAACTGGAACCCCAAATCCAGTAATTCCTTGTAAGAAACTTACAAATACCCAACCGAGAGCTAATATCAGCAGTAGCTCATTTGGAATGAGCTTGCTAAGCTCATTTTTGATCACAAGAAAAGCGTTCGCTTCTTGACCTGCTTGATATAGTAATATCGCCGTCCAGATGATTAAAAGTATTACCAAAGAACTCCATACACCTTTTGCACTCTCAACGGCAACAAGATTGGCTGGCGCTTTGTAAAACGTCATTGCAGATACAATTGTTACAATCAATCCAACTGGAGCAGCTTCAGTAGCACCCCAGCGGAATTTGATCATTAATACGATTAATACGATGATTGGCAAGATAGCCATGCCCCACATCGCAAAATTAACAGGTATGTTCATTTTCTTAATAACTCCTATGAATTTTACGGACAACTATTTTATACGTGATGAACTATTTATGAATAACCGTTCCCGTCTCTCCGTTTATACCTTCTTTAGCTTTCTCTAGCAGTGTGATAAGCGCATTTCTGCCTTCTCCAGATTCTGCAAAGCGAATAGCCGCTTCAACCTTAGGTAGCATTGAACCTTTTGCAAACTGATCCTCAGCAATGTACTGTTTAGCCTGATCAATTGAAAGATCTGATAACCATTCCTGGTTCTCCTTGCCGAAGTTGATGGCAACCTTTTCTACAGCTGTAAGAATTACGAGATAATCAGCCCCAATCTCCCTTGCAAGAAGACTTGAAGCGTTATCCTTATCTATTACAGCCTCTGCTCCAACGAGTTTACCACCTTCGTCAAACACTGGAATTCCACCACCTCCACAAGTGATTACAACATGACCTGCTTCAGCAAGTGTTTTGATAGTTCCTAGTTCGCAGATTCTTAATGGCATTGGTGATGCAACCACCTTGCGGTAACCTCTGCCAGAGTCTTCAACTACTGAGACACCCTGTGCAACAAGCTTATCTGCTTCTTCCTTAGTCATAAAGCTTCCAATCGGTTTAGTCGGATTCTTAAATGCTTCATCAGCAGGATCAACGAGTGTCTGTGAGATAATCGATGATACCTTCTTATCCATTCCTCTCTTCTTAAGCTCGTATTTTATTGCGTTCTGAAGGTCGATTGCAATGTATCCCTGTGACATAGCAACACTTGTAGGTAGCGGAACCGCACCATATCCATGGTGTGTAGCTGCAAGAGCATCCATTGCATTCTGAATCATTCCAACCTGAGGTCCATTTCCGTGTGTAACTATCAGGTCATGACCTTCAGCAATCAAATCAACGATTACTTCCGCAGTATGAGCAACAGCTTCACGCTGCTCATCAACTGTGTTACCGAGTGCGTTTCCGCCTAGTGCGATAACAATCTTCTTTGCCATATTTATATCCCCCTTGATATCGTCTAATAATAGTAACGACCTGATTTCTCAGGCCGCTACGTTGTTTTGTCTTATAAGATTTCTATACGCTCTAGAAACCAAGCTTCTTTGCATACGCAAGAACTGCTTTTTCAAATGCCTCAATTGGTGGGTGCACTGTTCCGGCACCGATCTGACCAAATCCCGCAATCTTGTGAGCAATACCTGTATTGATTACAGGAGTGATTCCCTTTTCAACGACAAGTCTTGCGTCGATTCCTAGGCAGGTACCAGTGAAATTCCAATTTGGAATTATATAATTAGGGTTTCTATCGATTGTGATCTCTGTCATCTCATTTGATGTATTTAGAGCATCCTCGTATCCCCCAGCACCAACAAATCTTGTTACAGCTGGTGCAGCAATCATAGCCATACCACCAACTCCAACGGTTTCTGTAATAGCGCTATCACCGATATCTGGGCACGCATCTTCACCGTCATATCCTGTAAAGTAGAGTCCCTGAGGTGTATTAACTGGTCCAGTGAACCACTCATCTCCCATACCTGCGATACGGATTCCGAAATTTACACCATTTCTGCACATTGCAGTTACTACAGTTCCTTCTGTAAGTCTTCTAGCTCCATCCATAATTGACTTTCCTGTAGCCATCATTATATTGAGGAAGAACTGATCTGTATCAGACAGGAACTTGATTACCTGAGACTTTTCATCCTCTGGCATATCCATATCAGTGATTATCGGTGCCATTTCCTTTAGGAAGCATAGAGAAGCAGCGATATTTCTCTGGTGGAATTCATCACCCATAGCAATCGCCTTAGCAATTAATGGATTAACATTCAGTCCACCTTCAATGCTTCTTATAGCTCTTCCGAGGGTTGGACCTAGAACATCTCTCATCCATCTTAGTCTGTTTACAACCTCTTCTGAGTATGCACCGAATCTAAGAACCTTTCCTATTCCTTCGTTCATCTGGCAGTATGCATAATTACCATCAGTTTCGTTCTGAACTACGAACACTGGCATATGCTGAGTAGTAATTCCTCCCATAGGTCCTACTGCATTACAGTGGTGACAAGGAATGAACTTAATTTCACCAGACTCAAGGAGCTTACGCGCATCAGCTTCATTATCTGCCCACTCTTCGAACAATACTGCACCTACACAAGAGCCCTGTACTGTAGCAGGCATATCCTTATACTCAATAGGAGGACCAGCGTGAAGTATTACTCTTCCATTGTTCTCGTTGAGCTCTGAAATAACAGTCATAGCTGGAACATTATCCTTCAGAACTGGCTGTGCAGCTACAACCTTAGCGATAACCTTGCGGTTTGCTTCGTCGATATCAAAGCCCTCGTAGTTTCTGAGGAAGTTAAGAGCCTTAATGAGCTCAATGTTTCCTCCTGCTGGTGGCATCCAATCATATTGAACTACATCGCATCCAAACTTAGCTGTAACTTCTGCAAAGCTCTTAAGACCGATGTTAATTACCTTTGGCTTGTGTGAAAGCATCGATAAAAGCTTTTCCGAAGGCTCAGCTGGAGTAAATTCTTTTACTTCCTTAGGTCTTGTTTCTTTTGGCTCCTCAGTGAATTTATATCCTACAGCTTCGATAGCAATCTCAACGGCTAGCTTGTTAGTCTCCGCTACGATTACGCCTGCATCCTGAAGCTTCTTAACAGATTCGTCATAACCCTGATAATCATTTCTTGTTCCGCAAACCTCTGCTACGAAGAAAATTTCTCTATTCTGAGATTTAGCCTTATTCTTTAATGTCTCAACAGCCGGAATAAGAGCGCCAGCCATATCGTCATGAGAACCATATCCTAGAACAACATCGAATAGGATTACACCTGTGCTAGGGTCGTCCATAGCCTCTTCCATGCACTCCACTCTCTTTGTAGGATCAGTCATAGGGTGTGGCTTGCCCTGAGTATACATGTCATCGCCTAGGTCGATTACAACGTGGCCATCGTGATTTAGCTTAAATCCATCTGCATAAGTATTATCAGTAATCTTAAGGGCATCCTTAATCATCATAGCAGCCTCGCCTGCCAATGTACCGCCGGAGTAATACGCTTTGATTGTCTTCTTATCTTCAGGCTTGAAAAACTTAGACCTGTCGCAATCAACAGTCCCTTCAGCCACTTTCTGGCCTCTTACTAAGCTCACTGCAAGACGAGCACACTCATCAAGTGTATAAGTCTGATACAGACCTTCTTCGTAATATTCTGGCTTCTCACCTAGGAATAAGCAAACTACAGGCTTACTATAAACGCTAAGTCTTGCTGCAATCTTGTCTCTTACTGACTTTGCTGGTGGTTTAGAGATAACAACGAGCACCTTGACTGTCTGATCCTTTTCCATAGCATCGATGACATCCATCATAGTGGTACCGCCAACTTCTTCAGAGAGGTCACGTCCACCAGTGCCGATAGCATTTGTTACACCCTCACCCAGTCTATCGATAATAGTTGTGAGCTCCTGAATACCCGTTCCAGAAGCACCAATGATGCCAATTGATCCAGGATTTACAGTGTTTGTAAATGCAATTGGCACACTCTGAATGATTCCCGTTCCACAGTCTGGACCCATAACCACGAGACCTTTCTCGTGAGCCTTATCCTTGATCTTCTTCTCATCCTCAATTGTTACATTGTCGGAGAACATGAATACATTCATGCCCTCGTCGAGAGCTCTATCTGCCTCAAGTGCAGCGTAAGCTCCTGGAATCGAGATTACTGCTAGGTTAGCATCTGGCATCTGCTTAAGCGCCTGATCCCAGCTCTTTGCTGATTTATTTCCTTCGCTTTTTTTATCAGCATTTGCTTCCTTTGCAAAGTACTCGTCAACCTTATCCATAAGCGCAGCGAGCACGCTCTCTTCTGATACATCAGCAACAACTACCATATCGTTAGCAGTTGCGTTCATTAGCTCTTCAGTCTCAAGCCCACTCTGCTTAAAAATGTCCTTGTTAGCTGGAGTTGCCATCATGATGGATACCTTGTTTACACCATCAACTGTCGAAACCGCATTAGTAAGTAGCATTAGGGTAACAGAATCATGATAACTTCCTGCTTTTACAATTGTCTTTAGCATTTATTCTCTCCCTTTTATATTAGTCAGCAAATCTATTCTTGTGATCATATCTATTAAAGTGAACCGGTTCACCCTTTAAATACTCAACTAGTTCGTCTGCAACATCTAAACCACCTGTTGCATAAGCCTTTTCCATTCTATTCTTAGCTCTCTCTCCAGGGAAGTTTACCTTATCAAATCCTGGAGCAGGCTTCATTGCATCAAGTTCGTCTAGGCACTGGCTCATAGCCTTCTTGAAGGCCTCTGCACCGACAAATCTCTCTGGGTCAATTACGATATGCATCTGACCAAGTCTTCTGCCCTCTGAAAGATCGTGGTACATGGAGCTAACATGACCACCGAATGGTACACCAAGAAGAATTCCAGAGAATACATCGACGAGCATCATAAGCCCATATCCCTTAGCCCCAGCAATAGGGTTAAGAGCATTAACCTTATGCGGATCTGTAACAGGAGCACCATTCTCATCCACTGCCCAATCTGCAGGAATTTCCTCATGCTTAGATCTCTTATCTAGAATCTTTCCCCAAGCCTGAACTGTAGTAGCCATATCAAATACTATCTTTCTATCATCAGCGGTTGGAGCTGCAAATGACATAGGGTTTGTTCCGTAATATGGTTCAGCACCACCGTAAGGAACTGCCATAGGATCTGACTGACAGAACGAAATTGCTAGTAGACCTTCATCTGCAGCCATCTCTGTGTAGTAACCAATGGATCCCGAGTGTGAAAGGTTTGCCATTCCCACAACAGCGATTCCATTCTTCTTAGCCATCTCAATAGCTTTTTCCATGCCTGCCTTAGCAACAGTAAAACCTATTCCATTATCTCCATCAAGGATTCCAGAGCATGGTCCAGTTTCCTTCCAAGTCATGTTTGGCTCAACTGTGATTCCACCTTTAGCAATTCTCTCACTATAATACTCAACTCTTACTGCACCGTGAGAATAGTAACCTCTTTCATGAGCCCAAGTAAGAATCTCTGCTGTAGTTTCAGCGTCATCAGCATGTAGTCCCGCCTGCATGAGTTTATTTTTCATTAAGCCCTTTAATTCTTCTCTCGATAATTTCACTTGTTTTTTTCCTCCATGAACCTGCATATACAAATTCTTTCTATAAAACAGGTCCGCATCTATGACGCGAACCTGTTACCAACAATTCATAATATTGTTTAAACTTACAGCTCAACGTCTCTGTTGCAATCCTTTGAGTAGATGTAGATAAAGTCTTCAGTACCTACACCGTAGCAAGCCTGTGGTACGTATGAGTCCATGAATACATAGTCACCCTTCTGTAGAGGAACCCACTCATCATCTAGCACGTACATCCCCTTACCCTGTAGGAAGTATGCGCCATGCTCCTGAATGTGAGTTTCGATATATCCATGGCATGCACCTGGAGCAAATTTCAGCACGTGCATGTTCATATCAAATCCTAGATCCTCTGCTGCTGGTAGAAAGTCTTTGCTCTGACAGTTTGTCATTCCCTCGTAATCCTTCCAAGGTGTATCGTTAATATTTGCAACAACTGTGTAAGCTTCTTTTCCAGGAAGTGGGTTGTATCTTCTTCTGTAGATATAAACGAAAGCGTCCTTGTCGCTATTGTTTACGAAGCTGAATGGCTTATCTGCTGGCGAATAAATGTAACCACCCTCTGTCAGATCAGCCTCTTTATCAGCATTCTTTACTGTAAGCTCTCCACTAATTACATATAGAAAAGATTCGATTCCATCTCCTCCGATTTTATCGTTCTTTCCGCCTGGATGAACTGTTGAAATATAATCAGCAAATGATGCGCCCATAGCAGGTGAACCTAGAATAGTTGTATCGCAGTTCTCGTAGCCAGGGATAACGTTCTTAACGATGCCGTCTGGCTCAAGAATAGTGTACTTACCCTTCTTATAAACAGATCTTGTCGAAAGTAGTGTCTCTCTGTAACCAGTATTATTGTTTAAATAACTCATGAAGTTTACCTCTCTTCCTCATGTTTAATAATAATAGACTTTTAATTTGGTGAAACTTATCAACCAATTTTCTATTACAATTTAATCATCTTTCAACCTTTTTTTCAAGTGTAAGTTCGAAATTTTATGTTCTAAATATCGTCCTTATTGCTTTTTTGAATTTTATCTAATAGTGTTATATAATTCTATAAGATTTCATTGTATTTATCATGTATTTTCAAGCTTTCTAAGCTATATTTATTTTGCGGATTTTCTAATACAATGTAATTAAAATATACATCATCTATTTTTATTTATTAATTAATAATTCATTGGTCAGATAATTTTTATTTTTAATATAAAATTTTTTTGGATAGCAGTTGAAGGAGTTATTAAAATCATGTTAGATGTTAAGAATATTACGGTTTCAAAAGGAAACAGTATTAACTCGTCAAGAAGATTCACTCTTTATTATCCTAGTGATTCTACTATACGCACTTTAATCGTATACATACACGGTGGCGGACTGCTGTGTGGTAATGCGAATGATTTGCCAGGATTACATAAAGAGAGATTGATAGACGAGGGATACGCAATTTTAGCTATTGATTACCCTCTTGCCCCACAGGCGAAGATTGATTCTATTCTAGAAGACATAATTAATTCTATAAATAATTGTTTTGAGCTAACTGGTCTTAGAAGCGATCTCCCATTATTCGTATGGGGTCGATCAGCAGGAGCTTACCTCGCACTGCTCGCATCTGCTAGCAATCAGCTCCACTTCAAACTGAACGGTATAATTTCATACTACGGTTATGGATTTTTGTGTGACGGCTGGTACGATGCGCCGAGCCCAAACTATATGAAACTCCCTCTTGTCGAAGAAGGCTCTACGAAGATTCAC includes:
- a CDS encoding alpha/beta hydrolase, with the translated sequence MLDVKNITVSKGNSINSSRRFTLYYPSDSTIRTLIVYIHGGGLLCGNANDLPGLHKERLIDEGYAILAIDYPLAPQAKIDSILEDIINSINNCFELTGLRSDLPLFVWGRSAGAYLALLASASNQLHFKLNGIISYYGYGFLCDGWYDAPSPNYMKLPLVEEGSTKIHDKEIVYRGDIATYFSTYIYARQTGKWKDLIYEGRDKYFFLLYTLRAVDSLPAPLFAAHSTGDTDVPYSEFIALCNKYHPDKFVVSIPEHDFDRNTNEPETVELLNKTISFVSNNI
- the fdrA gene encoding DUF1116 domain-containing protein, whose translation is MLKTIVKAGSYHDSVTLMLLTNAVSTVDGVNKVSIMMATPANKDIFKQSGLETEELMNATANDMVVVADVSEESVLAALMDKVDEYFAKEANADKKSEGNKSAKSWDQALKQMPDANLAVISIPGAYAALEADRALDEGMNVFMFSDNVTIEDEKKIKDKAHEKGLVVMGPDCGTGIIQSVPIAFTNTVNPGSIGIIGASGTGIQELTTIIDRLGEGVTNAIGTGGRDLSEEVGGTTMMDVIDAMEKDQTVKVLVVISKPPAKSVRDKIAARLSVYSKPVVCLFLGEKPEYYEEGLYQTYTLDECARLAVSLVRGQKVAEGTVDCDRSKFFKPEDKKTIKAYYSGGTLAGEAAMMIKDALKITDNTYADGFKLNHDGHVVIDLGDDMYTQGKPHPMTDPTKRVECMEEAMDDPSTGVILFDVVLGYGSHDDMAGALIPAVETLKNKAKSQNREIFFVAEVCGTRNDYQGYDESVKKLQDAGVIVAETNKLAVEIAIEAVGYKFTEEPKETRPKEVKEFTPAEPSEKLLSMLSHKPKVINIGLKSFAEVTAKFGCDVVQYDWMPPAGGNIELIKALNFLRNYEGFDIDEANRKVIAKVVAAQPVLKDNVPAMTVISELNENNGRVILHAGPPIEYKDMPATVQGSCVGAVLFEEWADNEADARKLLESGEIKFIPCHHCNAVGPMGGITTQHMPVFVVQNETDGNYAYCQMNEGIGKVLRFGAYSEEVVNRLRWMRDVLGPTLGRAIRSIEGGLNVNPLIAKAIAMGDEFHQRNIAASLCFLKEMAPIITDMDMPEDEKSQVIKFLSDTDQFFLNIMMATGKSIMDGARRLTEGTVVTAMCRNGVNFGIRIAGMGDEWFTGPVNTPQGLYFTGYDGEDACPDIGDSAITETVGVGGMAMIAAPAVTRFVGAGGYEDALNTSNEMTEITIDRNPNYIIPNWNFTGTCLGIDARLVVEKGITPVINTGIAHKIAGFGQIGAGTVHPPIEAFEKAVLAYAKKLGF
- the allE gene encoding (S)-ureidoglycine aminohydrolase produces the protein MSYLNNNTGYRETLLSTRSVYKKGKYTILEPDGIVKNVIPGYENCDTTILGSPAMGASFADYISTVHPGGKNDKIGGDGIESFLYVISGELTVKNADKEADLTEGGYIYSPADKPFSFVNNSDKDAFVYIYRRRYNPLPGKEAYTVVANINDTPWKDYEGMTNCQSKDFLPAAEDLGFDMNMHVLKFAPGACHGYIETHIQEHGAYFLQGKGMYVLDDEWVPLQKGDYVFMDSYVPQACYGVGTEDFIYIYSKDCNRDVEL
- the allD gene encoding ureidoglycolate dehydrogenase, yielding MKLSREELKGLMKNKLMQAGLHADDAETTAEILTWAHERGYYSHGAVRVEYYSERIAKGGITVEPNMTWKETGPCSGILDGDNGIGFTVAKAGMEKAIEMAKKNGIAVVGMANLSHSGSIGYYTEMAADEGLLAISFCQSDPMAVPYGGAEPYYGTNPMSFAAPTADDRKIVFDMATTVQAWGKILDKRSKHEEIPADWAVDENGAPVTDPHKVNALNPIAGAKGYGLMMLVDVFSGILLGVPFGGHVSSMYHDLSEGRRLGQMHIVIDPERFVGAEAFKKAMSQCLDELDAMKPAPGFDKVNFPGERAKNRMEKAYATGGLDVADELVEYLKGEPVHFNRYDHKNRFAD
- the arcC gene encoding carbamate kinase, which gives rise to MAKKIVIALGGNALGNTVDEQREAVAHTAEVIVDLIAEGHDLIVTHGNGPQVGMIQNAMDALAATHHGYGAVPLPTSVAMSQGYIAIDLQNAIKYELKKRGMDKKVSSIISQTLVDPADEAFKNPTKPIGSFMTKEEADKLVAQGVSVVEDSGRGYRKVVASPMPLRICELGTIKTLAEAGHVVITCGGGGIPVFDEGGKLVGAEAVIDKDNASSLLAREIGADYLVILTAVEKVAINFGKENQEWLSDLSIDQAKQYIAEDQFAKGSMLPKVEAAIRFAESGEGRNALITLLEKAKEGINGETGTVIHK
- a CDS encoding L-lactate permease translates to MNIPVNFAMWGMAILPIIVLIVLMIKFRWGATEAAPVGLIVTIVSAMTFYKAPANLVAVESAKGVWSSLVILLIIWTAILLYQAGQEANAFLVIKNELSKLIPNELLLILALGWVFVSFLQGITGFGVPVAVGAPLLIGIGVRPIYAVTISLLGQAWGNTFGTLGAAWDALADSAGIKAGSDEYFKAAFWAAVFLLAWNLVTGGIICWFYGKGRAVRKAFPAVLILTLVGGGGQLVLSQINTTLSNFIPAVLALVIVMLLGRMRLYNTDWKIEESPIMDRTERSDKAEGEIPDMTLFQAFLPYLLLSAMTIAVLAIKPVNEALGQFKIGITVPETRTGYGIVNMSSDNYSPIAIFTQASMFLFLAAIIALAYYKKKEWIKEGGIKTAFANSISMTMPSGMAVIGLVIMSKIMGGTGQTIVLSQGIANVLGSKYLLLAPFVGLLGTFMTASNMSSNILFGGFQVTTANLLHVSTSGVLGAQTSGGAIGAAVSPSKIILGTTTANILGKEGEVLKILLAITIPATILIGAFLFTVFGI